The following proteins are encoded in a genomic region of Verrucomicrobiia bacterium:
- a CDS encoding molybdenum cofactor guanylyltransferase, translating to MLLSGGRSRRMGWDKATVLIAGEPLWQRQLRVLSGLRPDAVWVSARTAPPWCPGEIEVVADRAPSCGPLSGIVAGLCRLESSHLVVLAIDLPQMTTEHLTKLCALARGGTGVIPFHADHFEPLCAIYPVEALCAAEKALSSGDVSLQHFAQSLLRESQVDVYGVIPEERVLYLNMNTPSDLPKNAQ from the coding sequence ATGCTTCTCTCAGGCGGGCGTTCGCGACGCATGGGGTGGGATAAGGCAACGGTCCTCATTGCCGGCGAGCCCCTTTGGCAGCGGCAACTCCGGGTCTTAAGCGGCCTGCGCCCCGATGCGGTCTGGGTATCGGCCAGAACTGCGCCCCCATGGTGTCCGGGAGAGATTGAGGTTGTGGCGGACAGGGCTCCTTCATGCGGTCCCCTGAGTGGGATCGTGGCGGGTCTGTGTCGTCTGGAGAGTTCGCACCTGGTTGTGCTGGCTATTGATTTGCCTCAGATGACGACGGAGCATTTGACTAAGCTCTGTGCGTTGGCACGTGGCGGCACAGGGGTAATCCCATTCCACGCAGACCATTTCGAGCCCCTGTGCGCTATTTATCCAGTTGAAGCGCTGTGCGCCGCGGAAAAGGCGCTGAGCAGTGGCGATGTGTCTCTTCAACATTTCGCACAAAGCCTGCTGCGGGAATCTCAAGTTGACGTTTATGGAGTGATTCCAGAGGAAAGGGTACTCTACCTCAACATGAACACCCCATCCGATTTACCCAAAAACGCGCAATAG
- a CDS encoding TPM domain-containing protein, giving the protein MKPAKFLNHLQHDHIVEAIRQAEMKTSGEIRVFVTHRSVADPLMAAQKHFLKLGMDKTKQRNAVLIFVAPRSHQFAVIGDEAVHTRCGDGFWRDLAAEMTGYFKKSQFTEAIVHGVRKAGDLLGEHFPRRPGDKNQLPDDVVDE; this is encoded by the coding sequence ATGAAACCGGCCAAATTCTTAAATCATTTGCAGCACGACCACATCGTCGAGGCCATTCGGCAGGCTGAAATGAAGACCTCCGGCGAAATCCGGGTATTCGTGACGCACCGCAGCGTGGCCGATCCACTCATGGCCGCCCAAAAGCACTTCTTAAAACTGGGCATGGACAAAACAAAGCAACGAAACGCGGTGTTGATTTTCGTGGCGCCGCGTTCGCATCAATTCGCCGTCATTGGCGATGAAGCCGTACACACCCGCTGCGGTGATGGGTTCTGGCGCGATTTGGCCGCTGAGATGACGGGGTACTTCAAAAAATCACAATTCACAGAAGCCATTGTTCATGGGGTGCGCAAGGCCGGCGACCTGCTCGGTGAACATTTCCCACGCCGTCCAGGCGATAAGAACCAACTGCCGGATGATGTGGTAGATGAGTAG
- a CDS encoding formate dehydrogenase accessory sulfurtransferase FdhD yields the protein MRLSKPESADLTKLTRHVFTSSSCGICSKASIEAVRQQFPAVVDPRIVEPQVLLGLPQTLACAQETFKCTGGLHACALFDLTGKLLVVREDVRCHNALDKVVGWAFLQDRLPLRQHVLLLSGRTSFEMMQKALAAGIPIVTAISAPSSLAAEFARESGQTLVGFLRGERMNIYAGADRVSQLSPHD from the coding sequence GTGCGTTTGAGCAAACCGGAATCCGCGGACCTTACCAAGCTCACTCGTCACGTTTTCACTTCATCGAGTTGCGGCATCTGCAGCAAGGCGTCGATCGAAGCGGTGCGGCAACAATTCCCAGCGGTTGTGGACCCGCGCATCGTTGAGCCACAAGTGTTGCTGGGATTGCCTCAGACACTCGCTTGCGCGCAAGAAACGTTCAAATGCACCGGGGGCCTGCATGCCTGCGCGCTTTTCGATCTGACCGGCAAGCTCCTCGTGGTTCGCGAAGACGTAAGATGTCACAATGCATTGGACAAAGTGGTGGGATGGGCTTTTCTGCAGGACCGTTTACCGCTTCGACAACACGTCTTGCTTTTGAGTGGGCGCACTTCCTTCGAAATGATGCAAAAGGCTCTCGCGGCGGGCATCCCAATCGTCACTGCGATTTCCGCACCAAGCAGTCTCGCCGCAGAGTTCGCGCGGGAAAGCGGCCAGACGCTAGTTGGGTTTTTGCGTGGCGAAAGGATGAATATTTACGCGGGTGCAGACCGCGTTTCTCAATTGAGCCCTCACGACTGA
- a CDS encoding TPM domain-containing protein encodes MRPPFAMSKARLMLFWFLAAAFAAGAFAAEVIPPAPKQYFNDYAHVVSAATATRLNQTLEEFERQTSSQVLVVVYPKMQSDSSIEDYTVRVAQAWKVGQKGKDNGAVLFVFINDRKMFIQVGYGLEGALPDALAKRIIDTEVRPRFRTGDFDGGLTAGVNAILAAIKGEYKGAGTTAAERRGNPMSFGAALLVVIFFGVIGIFFLIALARGNRGAVYRGTGYSSWGSWTGGGWGGWGGGGGGGGWSGGGGGGGFSGGGGSFGGGGAGGSW; translated from the coding sequence CTGGTTTCTGGCCGCCGCGTTCGCTGCCGGCGCGTTCGCCGCCGAAGTCATCCCGCCCGCGCCAAAGCAGTATTTCAATGATTATGCCCACGTGGTTTCCGCTGCAACGGCCACGCGGCTGAATCAAACGCTCGAAGAATTCGAGCGTCAGACCTCCAGCCAGGTCCTGGTGGTCGTTTACCCGAAGATGCAGTCGGATTCTTCCATCGAGGACTACACCGTCCGCGTGGCGCAAGCTTGGAAAGTGGGACAAAAAGGCAAAGACAACGGAGCTGTCCTGTTCGTTTTCATCAATGACCGCAAGATGTTTATCCAGGTGGGGTATGGTTTGGAGGGGGCGCTGCCCGATGCCTTGGCCAAGAGGATAATCGATACCGAGGTACGTCCGCGCTTCCGCACCGGGGATTTTGACGGAGGCTTGACTGCGGGTGTAAATGCAATTTTGGCGGCCATCAAAGGGGAATACAAAGGCGCCGGAACCACTGCTGCGGAGCGCCGAGGAAATCCAATGAGCTTTGGCGCCGCCCTGCTGGTGGTTATCTTTTTTGGAGTCATCGGGATTTTTTTCCTGATTGCTCTGGCCCGCGGCAACCGCGGCGCCGTTTATCGGGGGACCGGTTACTCTTCCTGGGGCAGTTGGACCGGTGGGGGCTGGGGCGGCTGGGGTGGAGGAGGAGGTGGTGGCGGGTGGAGCGGAGGAGGTGGCGGTGGTGGATTTTCCGGCGGCGGCGGGAGTTTCGGCGGCGGTGGGGCCGGAGGGAGTTGGTGA
- a CDS encoding SDR family oxidoreductase — MDTQLGGRVIVVTGASGGIGSAIARALAAEGARLVLHYYRNRAGIAALQRELGKAEVLAVRADLSNEAQTKRLFHRAAKRFGRVDTLIANAGAWESRDVALHAMSLRQWRRTLDGVLTTTFLTLREFLGLVAKQKAGNAVLIASTAAVFGEAGHADYAAGKAAIAYGLTRSVKNEIARIAPHTRNYCGGRVNCISPGWTVVPRLSAKLKDAETIQRVTATMALPQLARPEDIAHAAVFLSSDTLARHITGQNLIIAGGMEGRLLWQRGEVDAA; from the coding sequence ATGGACACTCAATTAGGCGGCAGAGTAATTGTCGTGACCGGCGCCTCGGGCGGGATTGGCTCGGCAATAGCCCGGGCGCTTGCCGCCGAGGGCGCGCGGCTGGTGCTCCATTACTATCGCAACAGGGCCGGGATTGCAGCCCTCCAACGCGAGTTGGGCAAAGCGGAGGTCCTGGCAGTCCGAGCCGATCTCTCGAATGAAGCGCAAACCAAGCGCCTGTTTCATCGAGCAGCCAAACGATTTGGCCGGGTGGACACGCTGATAGCCAATGCCGGGGCTTGGGAAAGCCGCGACGTGGCCCTCCACGCAATGAGTTTGCGCCAATGGCGCCGCACTTTGGATGGCGTCCTCACGACGACGTTTCTCACCTTGCGAGAGTTCCTCGGGCTTGTCGCGAAACAAAAAGCAGGCAACGCCGTCCTAATCGCCTCGACTGCCGCGGTCTTCGGCGAGGCGGGGCATGCCGATTACGCAGCCGGCAAGGCCGCGATTGCCTATGGCTTGACGCGTTCGGTCAAAAACGAAATCGCGCGCATCGCGCCTCATACGCGCAATTATTGCGGCGGCCGAGTTAACTGCATTTCACCGGGGTGGACGGTTGTGCCGCGCCTGTCAGCAAAACTGAAGGATGCCGAAACGATTCAGCGCGTTACCGCAACGATGGCCCTGCCGCAACTGGCTCGCCCGGAGGACATCGCCCACGCCGCCGTCTTCCTTTCCTCAGACACCCTGGCACGGCATATCACCGGGCAGAACTTGATTATCGCTGGTGGCATGGAAGGCCGCCTGTTATGGCAGCGGGGAGAGGTGGATGCGGCATGA
- a CDS encoding mercuric reductase, giving the protein MTTLSEHHLVTPWDGYNQELVSQVHPPDWANPAPAARYNLVVIGAGTAGLITAAGAAGLGAKVALVEQHLLGGDCLNAGCVPSKALIRSSRAAFDARDTGRFGVRAAGPVEVDFAAVMERMRKLRARISHHDSAERFAKMGVDVFLGQARFSGPDTVQVGEKTLRFKRAVIATGARAAQPPVPGLADAGYLTNETVFGLTQCPPRLAVIGGGPIGCELAQAFQRLGSQVFLLHKHDHLLDREDMDAAALAQEAIIREGGQLRLNANITHVERNAGDKLVYFEAQGKEETIAVDEVLAGAGRAPNVEGLNLEAVGVQYEPRKGVLVNDRLQTSNRRIYAAGDVCMAWKFTHAADFAARIVIQNALFLGRKKVSALTMPRCTYTDPEIAHVGLSERDASDRGLEIDTFMREFKDVDRAVVDGEESGFVKIHVKKGRDEILGATIVARHAGEMISEISVAMAARLGLGKLASVIHPYPTQAEAIRHCGDAYNRTRLTPTVKKWMGRWLARQRKG; this is encoded by the coding sequence GTGACTACATTATCCGAGCATCATCTTGTCACGCCCTGGGACGGCTACAACCAGGAACTCGTCTCTCAGGTCCACCCGCCGGATTGGGCCAACCCGGCGCCTGCGGCGCGCTATAATCTCGTGGTCATCGGCGCAGGCACAGCCGGACTCATCACCGCAGCGGGCGCCGCCGGGCTCGGCGCCAAGGTCGCGCTTGTCGAGCAGCATCTCTTGGGCGGCGATTGCCTCAATGCAGGCTGCGTTCCCTCCAAAGCCCTCATCCGCTCCTCGCGCGCCGCTTTCGATGCCAGGGATACAGGGCGTTTCGGTGTGCGGGCGGCCGGGCCGGTCGAGGTGGATTTCGCCGCTGTTATGGAACGGATGCGCAAGCTCCGGGCCCGCATCAGTCATCACGATTCAGCGGAGCGCTTTGCCAAAATGGGCGTCGATGTGTTCCTGGGCCAAGCCCGCTTTTCCGGTCCGGACACGGTCCAGGTTGGAGAAAAGACCCTGCGTTTCAAACGCGCGGTCATTGCCACCGGCGCGCGCGCCGCCCAACCGCCCGTCCCGGGACTTGCCGATGCGGGGTACCTGACGAACGAAACCGTCTTCGGTCTTACCCAGTGTCCGCCCCGGTTGGCTGTCATCGGCGGCGGACCCATCGGCTGTGAATTGGCCCAGGCATTCCAGCGGCTCGGGTCGCAGGTCTTCCTGCTCCACAAGCATGACCACCTGCTCGACCGGGAGGACATGGATGCCGCCGCGCTCGCGCAGGAGGCCATCATCCGTGAAGGCGGGCAGTTGCGGCTCAATGCGAACATCACCCATGTCGAGCGCAACGCCGGCGACAAACTGGTTTACTTTGAAGCGCAAGGAAAAGAGGAGACTATCGCGGTGGATGAGGTTCTGGCCGGGGCGGGCCGCGCGCCTAACGTTGAGGGGCTCAATCTTGAGGCGGTCGGCGTCCAGTACGAGCCGCGCAAAGGCGTCCTGGTAAACGATCGTCTCCAAACCTCCAACCGGCGCATTTACGCCGCCGGCGATGTCTGCATGGCCTGGAAATTCACCCATGCCGCCGATTTCGCCGCGCGCATCGTGATTCAAAATGCCCTGTTCCTTGGGCGCAAGAAAGTCAGCGCCCTCACGATGCCCAGGTGCACTTACACCGACCCGGAAATTGCGCATGTCGGCCTCTCCGAGCGCGACGCCAGCGACCGTGGCTTGGAAATTGATACCTTTATGCGCGAGTTTAAAGACGTGGACCGCGCGGTTGTGGACGGTGAAGAAAGCGGTTTTGTGAAAATCCATGTGAAAAAAGGTCGCGATGAAATCCTCGGGGCCACCATCGTGGCGCGCCACGCTGGCGAGATGATCAGCGAAATCAGCGTGGCGATGGCCGCTCGCCTCGGCCTGGGCAAACTGGCGTCCGTCATTCATCCCTACCCAACGCAGGCCGAAGCCATTCGCCATTGCGGCGACGCCTATAATCGCACCCGGCTGACTCCGACCGTGAAAAAATGGATGGGCCGCTGGCTGGCGCGACAGAGGAAGGGATAA
- a CDS encoding alpha-L-fucosidase: protein MKFSTVSLLALGALLCCAPALSHADETPAQHDKRMAWWRDARFGLFIHWGVYSVPAGEWDGKTNYAEWFLEETKMPVSQYEKFAGQFDPVKFDAKEWVRLAKNAGMKYIVITSKHHDGFGMFRSDLTDWCIKSTPFQRDPLKELAEACHEQGIRLCFYYSIMDWHHPDWGNRRPWNDKATGTPDMDRYVQYMKGQLRELLTRYGPIGILWFDGQWEKPWTAERGIDLYRYVRSLQPDIIINNRVGKPVDSTSGIGFQQRGQIGDYGTPEQEIPATGLGKGVDWESCMTMNNHWGYNKNDQNWKSSTTLIRNLIDCASKGGNYLLNIGPTSQGVFPPASIERLGAIGDWMKVNGESIYGTQASPFEALAWGRCTQKKIGGRTRLYLHVFDWPADGKLVLKGLANKPVKAFLLAGHQPLEVASADNQVAIALPENAPDKNATVVALDITGKPRIVKPDPYADETPQQRDARMKWWREARFGMFIHWGVYSVPAGTYHGKRIPGIGEWIMHNAKIPVAEYRQYAKEFNPVKYNADAWVRLAKEAGMKYIVITSKHHDGFAMFNSKASDWNIVKASPFGRDPLKELAAACKKYGIKLGFYYSQAQDWNNPGGAAAGGHWDKAQDGDMTEYIRNVAAPQVREILSHYGKIAVLWWDTPVNMTKERAEMLLPALKLQPGIIYNNRLGGGYKGDTETPEQYVPATGYPGRDWETCMTMNDTWGYKSYDNDWKSAETLIRNLVDIASKGGNYLLNVGPTSEGLIPEPSVERLKAIGQWMKVNHEAIYDTTASPFKRLPWGRCTKKVEGPNTTLYLHVFNWPADGKLLVPGLKNSARAAYLLAPDKRQKLAAQSSSEGLVLAVPDAAPNPICSTVVLKITGPLQIEQPGLAQDYDGSVVLTASEARLHGEQIKYESGSNRDNIGFWLDPKDWADWQFTVNKPGKFQVTAEIAAPEEGSLEISAGSHTLRHKAPITGDYGKFRRAKFGALELDSSGKVTVALHAVADGWHPLNVKSIRLTPEP from the coding sequence ATGAAATTCTCGACTGTGTCTCTCTTAGCCCTGGGCGCGCTGCTTTGTTGCGCGCCCGCGCTTTCTCACGCTGACGAAACACCTGCCCAGCACGACAAGCGCATGGCCTGGTGGCGCGATGCGCGGTTCGGGCTGTTCATCCATTGGGGCGTTTATTCGGTGCCGGCAGGCGAGTGGGACGGAAAGACGAATTATGCCGAATGGTTCCTCGAAGAGACCAAAATGCCCGTCTCGCAATACGAGAAGTTTGCCGGCCAATTTGACCCGGTAAAGTTCGATGCCAAAGAGTGGGTGCGTCTGGCCAAAAATGCCGGGATGAAATACATCGTCATCACCTCGAAGCACCACGACGGGTTCGGCATGTTTAGGTCGGACCTGACGGATTGGTGCATCAAATCGACCCCGTTCCAGCGCGATCCGCTCAAAGAGCTGGCTGAGGCCTGCCACGAGCAAGGCATCCGGCTCTGTTTTTATTATTCCATTATGGACTGGCATCATCCGGATTGGGGCAATCGCCGGCCCTGGAATGACAAGGCCACCGGCACACCCGACATGGACCGTTACGTTCAGTACATGAAAGGACAGCTTAGGGAACTCCTCACCCGGTACGGCCCGATTGGCATCCTGTGGTTTGATGGGCAGTGGGAAAAGCCCTGGACAGCCGAGCGCGGCATCGACCTCTACAGGTACGTCCGCAGTCTGCAGCCGGACATTATCATTAACAATCGCGTTGGCAAACCGGTCGATTCAACCAGCGGCATCGGTTTCCAGCAGCGTGGTCAGATCGGCGATTACGGCACGCCTGAGCAGGAAATCCCAGCGACGGGCCTGGGCAAAGGGGTGGATTGGGAATCGTGCATGACGATGAACAATCACTGGGGCTACAACAAGAACGATCAGAATTGGAAATCCTCGACGACTCTCATTCGGAACCTGATTGATTGCGCCAGCAAAGGGGGCAATTACCTGCTCAATATCGGGCCGACATCCCAGGGTGTGTTCCCTCCGGCCAGCATCGAGCGGCTGGGGGCGATCGGGGACTGGATGAAGGTCAATGGCGAATCGATTTATGGCACCCAGGCCAGCCCCTTCGAGGCGCTTGCCTGGGGCCGTTGCACGCAGAAGAAAATCGGAGGCCGCACCCGCCTTTACTTGCATGTGTTCGATTGGCCTGCGGACGGAAAGCTGGTTTTAAAAGGACTGGCGAACAAACCGGTTAAGGCCTTTTTACTGGCCGGCCATCAACCGCTCGAAGTTGCTTCCGCGGATAATCAGGTGGCCATTGCACTGCCGGAAAACGCCCCTGACAAAAACGCGACGGTTGTGGCGCTGGACATCACGGGCAAACCGCGGATCGTCAAGCCGGACCCGTATGCTGACGAAACGCCCCAGCAGCGTGATGCGCGGATGAAGTGGTGGCGCGAGGCGCGGTTCGGCATGTTCATTCATTGGGGAGTCTATTCGGTTCCCGCAGGCACCTATCACGGCAAACGCATTCCCGGCATTGGGGAATGGATCATGCACAACGCAAAAATCCCGGTCGCCGAGTATCGCCAATACGCCAAGGAGTTCAACCCGGTCAAATACAACGCTGATGCATGGGTGCGCTTGGCCAAGGAAGCCGGGATGAAATACATCGTCATTACGTCCAAACATCATGATGGCTTTGCCATGTTCAATTCCAAGGCCTCAGACTGGAATATCGTGAAGGCCTCGCCTTTTGGCCGCGATCCGCTGAAGGAATTGGCAGCAGCCTGCAAAAAATACGGCATCAAACTCGGCTTTTATTATTCCCAGGCCCAGGACTGGAATAACCCGGGAGGGGCCGCGGCGGGAGGCCATTGGGACAAAGCGCAGGATGGGGACATGACCGAATACATTCGCAACGTCGCTGCCCCACAGGTGCGCGAGATTCTGAGCCATTATGGGAAAATCGCCGTGCTCTGGTGGGACACGCCGGTCAATATGACCAAAGAGCGCGCCGAGATGCTCTTGCCTGCCTTGAAACTGCAACCCGGGATCATTTATAACAACCGCCTGGGCGGGGGCTACAAAGGCGACACCGAGACCCCCGAGCAGTACGTGCCCGCCACAGGCTACCCCGGCCGGGATTGGGAAACCTGCATGACTATGAACGACACGTGGGGTTACAAGAGCTATGACAATGATTGGAAGAGTGCTGAGACCTTGATCCGCAACCTGGTCGATATTGCCAGCAAAGGCGGCAACTACCTGCTCAACGTCGGCCCAACCTCGGAAGGGCTCATCCCGGAACCGTCGGTCGAGCGCCTGAAAGCCATCGGCCAATGGATGAAGGTAAATCACGAGGCGATTTATGATACGACTGCCAGCCCATTCAAACGCCTCCCTTGGGGGCGTTGCACCAAGAAAGTGGAAGGCCCTAACACGACGCTTTATCTCCACGTGTTTAACTGGCCGGCAGACGGCAAGCTGCTCGTGCCGGGCCTTAAGAATTCAGCCCGCGCAGCTTACCTGCTCGCTCCCGACAAACGCCAAAAGCTGGCGGCGCAAAGCAGTTCCGAGGGTCTGGTTCTGGCCGTGCCAGACGCAGCGCCCAACCCGATTTGCTCCACAGTTGTTTTGAAGATAACAGGCCCGCTTCAAATCGAGCAGCCTGGACTCGCCCAGGATTATGATGGGTCGGTCGTGCTGACGGCCAGCGAGGCGCGCCTGCATGGCGAGCAGATCAAATACGAATCGGGCTCGAACCGGGACAACATCGGCTTCTGGCTCGATCCGAAGGACTGGGCTGACTGGCAATTCACAGTCAACAAACCGGGCAAATTTCAAGTCACCGCCGAGATAGCCGCGCCGGAGGAAGGTTCGCTGGAAATCAGCGCAGGCTCTCACACGCTCCGGCATAAAGCGCCGATCACAGGCGACTATGGCAAATTCCGGCGGGCCAAGTTCGGCGCGCTCGAATTGGATTCTTCCGGCAAGGTGACTGTGGCCCTGCACGCCGTGGCGGATGGCTGGCACCCGTTGAACGTCAAATCGATACGGCTGACGCCCGAGCCGTAG
- a CDS encoding NADPH:quinone reductase: protein MKAAFINQTGPPEVITFGDLPEPKLKRNQCRVKVAAVDVNPIDTYIRSGMIPADLSFPWILGRDLAGTVVETGPGVKRFKPGDRVWGSNQGSAGRPGTFAELAALDERWLYPTPAGVSDEEAVALSLVGITAHLGLFRHARLRAGEILFVNGGSGGVGSSVVQMAKLAGARVITTAGSEEKARICRELGADEVINYKTRDVDAAIRSFAPEGVELWWETLREPNFERVIALLAVRGRMIVMAGRDARPPLPVGPFYVKDCCLMGFAMFNASSREQAPAASDMNRWMAEGKLKARIDRVLPLSQAAEAHRLQEQSTIHKTGALAGKIVLKP from the coding sequence ATGAAAGCGGCGTTCATAAACCAAACCGGACCACCGGAGGTGATTACTTTTGGCGACCTTCCTGAGCCCAAGCTCAAGCGCAATCAATGCCGGGTCAAAGTCGCTGCGGTCGATGTGAACCCCATCGACACCTACATTCGCAGCGGGATGATTCCAGCGGACCTTTCCTTTCCATGGATTCTGGGAAGGGACCTTGCGGGGACCGTGGTGGAAACCGGGCCGGGGGTAAAACGGTTCAAACCAGGCGACCGTGTTTGGGGCTCGAACCAGGGCAGCGCTGGCCGGCCAGGAACCTTTGCCGAACTGGCGGCTCTGGACGAGCGCTGGCTCTATCCCACTCCAGCGGGAGTGAGCGACGAGGAAGCGGTCGCTTTGTCCCTCGTTGGCATCACGGCGCACCTTGGTTTGTTCCGCCACGCCCGATTGCGAGCCGGGGAGATTCTTTTCGTCAATGGCGGTTCTGGCGGGGTCGGTTCCAGCGTGGTGCAGATGGCCAAGCTAGCCGGCGCGCGCGTGATCACAACTGCCGGGAGCGAAGAGAAGGCCCGGATTTGCCGCGAGCTAGGCGCCGATGAGGTCATCAATTACAAGACCCGGGATGTGGACGCTGCTATCAGAAGCTTTGCGCCGGAGGGTGTCGAACTCTGGTGGGAAACACTGCGCGAGCCTAACTTCGAGCGGGTGATTGCGCTGTTGGCCGTCCGCGGGCGGATGATAGTCATGGCCGGACGCGATGCGCGCCCGCCATTGCCGGTCGGCCCATTTTATGTGAAGGATTGTTGCCTTATGGGATTTGCCATGTTTAACGCTTCGTCGCGAGAACAAGCTCCGGCTGCAAGCGATATGAACCGGTGGATGGCCGAGGGCAAACTCAAGGCCCGAATCGACCGTGTTCTACCGCTGTCTCAAGCTGCGGAGGCCCATCGGCTCCAGGAGCAAAGCACGATTCACAAAACCGGCGCCCTGGCGGGAAAGATTGTGCTGAAGCCTTAA
- a CDS encoding ATP-binding protein — protein sequence MSKPGNAGDGGCQPGRTPRPIWNERLASAWKQASIVWLTGPRRVGKTVLAQSLSDTEFLNCDLPSVAERLHDPESFYRSVKKRFVVFDEVHQLPDPSRLLKIGADGFPRLKILATGSSTLAATQKFRDSLTGRERVVEFVPVLHEELTAFGIADLRERLLRGGLPPALLAAEHNPEFYGEWLDSYFARDVQELFRLEKRAGFLRVLELLLSQSGGMLDVTKLAAESQISRPTVTNWLEVYQITHVVHLLRPFSAGGRREIVAQPKVFGFDTGLVCHARGWDHLRTEDCGVLWEHLVLDALIAAGVPKIHFWRDKQQREVDFVVPRGRDAVDAIECKWKPEAFETRGVGAFRTHYPRGRNYVLCPLSGPAYERAQDGLGFTFVSPGELRQAMTGTGR from the coding sequence GTGTCGAAACCAGGCAATGCGGGCGATGGCGGATGTCAACCAGGTCGCACGCCGCGTCCCATCTGGAACGAACGGCTGGCGTCCGCGTGGAAACAGGCGTCCATTGTCTGGCTGACCGGCCCGCGACGGGTCGGCAAGACGGTGCTGGCGCAGAGCCTGTCGGACACGGAGTTCCTGAACTGTGACTTGCCCAGTGTGGCCGAGCGCTTGCACGATCCGGAAAGTTTTTATCGGTCGGTTAAGAAGCGGTTCGTGGTGTTCGATGAAGTCCACCAGCTTCCGGATCCGAGCCGCTTGTTGAAGATCGGCGCGGATGGGTTTCCTCGGTTGAAAATTCTGGCCACCGGCTCGTCCACGCTCGCGGCGACACAAAAGTTTCGCGACAGTCTCACGGGCCGCGAGCGTGTGGTCGAGTTTGTGCCGGTATTGCACGAGGAGTTGACGGCGTTCGGCATTGCCGACCTGCGGGAGCGGTTGTTGCGCGGAGGGTTACCGCCGGCGTTGCTTGCGGCGGAGCACAATCCCGAGTTCTACGGCGAATGGCTGGATTCCTACTTCGCACGCGACGTGCAGGAACTGTTCCGGCTGGAGAAGCGGGCGGGGTTTTTGCGTGTGCTGGAATTGTTGCTGAGCCAGAGCGGCGGAATGCTGGATGTCACCAAGCTCGCCGCCGAGAGCCAGATCAGCCGGCCCACGGTCACGAACTGGCTGGAGGTTTATCAGATCACGCACGTCGTGCATCTGCTGCGTCCGTTTTCGGCGGGCGGACGGCGCGAGATCGTGGCGCAGCCAAAGGTGTTCGGTTTCGACACGGGACTGGTGTGCCATGCGCGCGGCTGGGATCATCTGCGGACAGAGGACTGCGGCGTGTTGTGGGAGCATCTGGTGCTAGACGCGCTCATTGCCGCCGGCGTGCCGAAGATTCATTTCTGGCGCGACAAGCAGCAACGCGAGGTGGATTTTGTCGTGCCACGCGGTCGAGATGCCGTTGACGCCATCGAATGCAAATGGAAGCCCGAAGCATTCGAGACGCGGGGCGTGGGGGCTTTTCGCACGCACTATCCGAGGGGAAGAAACTACGTCTTGTGCCCATTGAGCGGCCCGGCGTATGAGCGGGCTCAGGACGGTTTGGGGTTTACGTTTGTGTCGCCCGGAGAATTGCGCCAAGCGATGACAGGAACGGGAAGATGA